The genomic window GAAGGCGCAACGCGCAGACCGTAGACATCGCGCGCCGGCAGGCCGGCGGCCCGCGCCAGCCCGACATAAAGCGCGTTGAGATCGGCGCATTTGCCGGTCAGATCGCCCATCTCCAGCATCGAGGCCACGTCGCCGATGCCGCAGCCGCGGGTCTCGGGGTTCCGCTCGGTGCTCTCGACGACCCACTCGTAGATCGCCCGCGCCTTCTCGAGATCGGTCTCCATCTCTTGCGTGATCATGTCGGCGGTCGCCTTGACGATACCGTCGGTCGGGATCAGCCGCGTCGGCGCGGTGTAGAGCGCGCGATCCGCCTCCGAGAGCGTCGCCCCCTGCCCCGGCGCGCCAAGGTCGACAGCGCGGTCGCGGGTCGAGACCTGCGCGGCCACTTCCAGCTCGGCACTCTCCTGCCCGCCGCTCCAGACCGCGTGGATGAACTGCGCGCCGCTCTCGGCGTCGGTCACCAGCACTGCGGTGTCGGCATTGCCCGAGAAGCTCGGCGCCTCGGCCTGCATCCACCCCGCCTCGTTCACCGAGGGCACCGGGACCCAGGCCTGCACGGGCTTGCCGCCCGCCGGGATCTCGACGCGCGTGGTGACCTCGAACCGGCGCCAGTCCGCCGGGGTCGGGCTGAAGGCGGCACGCGCCCCGCGCGGCAGCAGCGGCGACAGCGCAAGCGCCGCGCCCGCCGTGATGAAATGTCTCCGATCCAGGGTCATCGAGTGTCTCCTTCGCATGGGGAACCGCCCTCCCGTAATTGCCGCCGCTGATAGCCCGGCCGTCCCCACATCTCAAGGCTGTAGCTCGCCGCGCCGCGCAATTCTGCCGCGCCCGCGCAGGCCGCACCGGCGATGTAACGCAAAGCACGAAAAATTTGACGCACCGCCGTTCTCCCGACGTCGTTTGCGGTTTATCTGGGGGCATGGATGTTGTTCTCGTCACCGCGGTCATCGCGTCGCTCTTTCTCGTCATCGCCGCGGCCGAGCCGCTGGCGGCCCGCCTCGGTCTGCCCTACAGCGCCATCCTCGCGCTTCTCGGCACCTTCATCGGCGGGGCGGCGATCTTCTTCCTGCGCACCGATATCACCGACGCGCTCAATCCCGTGGCCGCGGCGATCATCAACTTCCCCATAAGGTCCAACGTCTTCCTATACGTCTTCCTGCCCACCCTGCTGTTCCAGGCAACGCTGGGCATGAACCTCAGGCGGATGCTCGACGACTGGGTGCCGATCCTCGTGCTGGCCATCGTCGCGGTGGTCGCCGCCACGCTCTTTGTCGGTCTGGCGCTCTCGTGGACGAGCGCGCTGCCGCTCATGGCCTGCTTCCTCGTCGGGGCGATCGTGTCGACCACCGACCCCTCGGCGGTGGTCGGCATCTTCCGATCCATCGCCGCACCGCGCCGGCTGGTGCGCATCATCGAGGGCGAGAGCCTGCTCAACGACGCCGCCGCCATCGCGCTCTTCGGCCTGTTCATGGGCTTCGTGATGGAGGGCGTGCCGAACCCCACGCCGCTCGGCGCACTCGCCCAGTTCCCCATGCTGCTCGGCGGCGGCGCACTGGCCGGCTGGCTGGTGGCCCAGGGCGCGATCGGCGCCATGGCCCTGCTCGAACGCTACGAGAAGGCGCAGCTCTCGGTGTCCATCGCCCTGCCCTATCTCGCCTACATCGGCTCCGAGCAGGTTTTTGGCGCCTCGGGGGTCATCGCAGTGGTGGTCTCGGGGCTCACCCTCAACCTCGTCGGCCCCGGAAAG from Alloyangia pacifica includes these protein-coding regions:
- a CDS encoding transglutaminase-like domain-containing protein, whose product is MTLDRRHFITAGAALALSPLLPRGARAAFSPTPADWRRFEVTTRVEIPAGGKPVQAWVPVPSVNEAGWMQAEAPSFSGNADTAVLVTDAESGAQFIHAVWSGGQESAELEVAAQVSTRDRAVDLGAPGQGATLSEADRALYTAPTRLIPTDGIVKATADMITQEMETDLEKARAIYEWVVESTERNPETRGCGIGDVASMLEMGDLTGKCADLNALYVGLARAAGLPARDVYGLRVAPSAFGYKSLGAGSSDVSKAQHCRAEVFLSDYGWVAVDPADVRKVMLEEPPKNLALDDPKVRAVRAALFGAWEGNWIGFNFAHDVALPGSARDEVGFLMYPQAEIDGVEQDELDPGSFAYSITATELDA